Within Chelatococcus sp. HY11, the genomic segment CGGCAGACAGGTGATGAGATGCTGAATACGGTCAGATCACGGCGCGGAATGGTCACTGCGCCTCATCATCTCGCCAGTGAGGCGGGTCTGCGCGTGCTGCGCGATGGCGGAAACGCGATCGAAGCAGCGATTGCCATGGCGGCGGCTCTCGCCGTCGTCTACCCGCATATGACCGGGATCGGCGGTGATGGCTTTTGGATCATAGCCCCGGCCGGCAGCGATCCGATAGCTATCGATGCGTGTGGCCGCGCTGCACGTGCCGCCACGGTCGATTTCTATGGCAATGCCGGATTGTCTCAGATCCCGGCACGAGGCCCCCTCGCCGCAAATACCGTGGCGGGCACTGTGTCCGGCTGGAGTGAGGCGCGGCGGATGAGCGCTGCGCTCGGCGGCCGTCTGCCGCTTGGACGTATCCTGGAGGACGCCATCTGGTATGCGGAGCACGGCTTCCCTGTATCGGCAAGCCAGGCTGAACTCACGCGGGCCAAGCTACCTGAGCTGCAAGGCGTTCCTGGATTCGCCTCGACCTACCTTATCGGCGGACGACTGCCCCGGACGGGTGAGTTCATGGACCTGCCTGCCTTGGCCGCGACCCTCCGTCGCCTCGCAGAAACAGAACTTGATGACTTCTATCGCGGTGAACTTGGCCGCCGGCTCGCATCCGATCTCGCTGCCGTTGGATCGCCGCTGACACGTCTTGATTTCGAGAAACATCACGCCATCCAGGCCTCGCCCTTGGCCACGACATTGCGCGGAGGCATTCAGCTGTTCAATTGCCCACCTCCCACGCAGGGGCTTGCGTCTCTGATGATTCTGGCGCTCTTCGATCGTTTGAATGTGACGGTCGAGGCTGAGACCTTCGGCCATTTGCACGGCTTGGTGGAAGCGACCAAGCGGTCATTCGTTGTCCGCGACCAGGTTGTCGGAGATCCGGGCACTATGTCCGAGAGCGCGCAGGATTATCTATCGCCTGAACGGCTCGACGCTCTCGCCTCCACCATCGATATGCACCGAGCTATGCCCTGGCCGGCACAGCCCTCGGCCGGTGACACCGTCTGGCTTGGCGCCGTCGATGCGAACGGCCTGGCGGTGAGCTTCATCCAAAGCATTTTTTTCGAGTTTGGATCCGGATGCGTGCTGCCGGAAACAGGCGTGCTCTGGCAGAACCGAGGCGCGAGCTTCTCGTTGTCAGATGGTGTTCGCCAACTCGGCCCGGGAAGAAAGCCGTTTCATACGCTCAACCCGGCGGCCGCCCGCTTTCCTGACGGTCGGCTCATGGTTTACGGGACCATGGGCGGAGAGGGTCAACCTCAAACCCAGGCTGCCATCTTCACGCGCTACGCGCTCCACGGCCAAGATCTCCAGGCCGCTATCACGGCGCCCCGGTGGCTTCTCGGCAAGACCTGGGGCGAAGACAGCGTCACCCTCAAAGTCGAGAATCGATTCTCCGAGAGCCTGATCGCAAAATTGCGTGGCGCCGGCCATGACGTTGCGGTGGTCGATGCCTTTACGAGCACCATGGGGCATGCTGGTGCGATCGTCCGCCACGCGAATGGGCTGATCGAGGGCGCGAGTGATCCACGGAGCGACGGCGCGGCACTTGCCTACTAGGACCACCCTCGCGCTACACAGCCCAAAACCCAACAGAATAATCCATCCGAGGTCTTTGCTTGGCTCTCAGGGCAGGCTACTCAGCATCAATAAGCCAGAGGCTCCGCCCATCCAGAAGATACCTCGCTTTCGTGGATCCCCAGCATGTATGGAATACCGTTGTACGACCTTGCCTGGTTGGTGGTCGCCTTGCTGTGCGCTGGGGCCGTCACGGGTCTTCTGGCCGGTGTGTTCGGTGTCGGTGGCGGCGCGGTGGCCGTGCCCGTGCTTTACGAGCTCTTCCGTGTGACGGGTGTGCCGGAGGAGGTGCGCATGCCGCTCTGCATCGGCACCTCACTCGCGATCATCATCCCGACGTCCATCCGCTCCTTCAACGCCCACAGGTCAAGAGGCGCGGTCGACATGGCCATACTCCGGCAATGGGCGATACCCGTCGTGGTCGGGGTCTGCATGGGCAGTCTCGTGGCGCGCTATGCGCCGGAGGCCCTCTTCAAGTCTGTTTTCGTCGTGGTGGCCGGCGTCTCGGCGATCCGACTGCTGTTCGGCAAGGATAGCTGGAACCTCGGCCTCGACATGCCGCGCAAGGCCATCATGACGCTCTATGGCTGGCTCATCGGCGTGCTCTCCAGTCTGATGGGCATCGGCGGAGGGCAGCTGTCCAACCTCTTCATGACGTTCTACGGCCGGCCGATCCACCAGGCCGTGGCGACGTCCTCGGGCCTGGGGGTTCTCATCTCGATACCGGGCACGCTCGGCTATATCTACGCAGGATGGCCGCGCGCGGCGGAGTTCCCCCTGGTTGCCGCGCTCCAGCCGCCCCTGGCCCTCGGCTATGTTTCGCTGGTCGGCCTCATCCTGTTCATTCCGACGAGCGTACTCACCGCGCCGCTCGGCGTCAGGCTCGCCCACGCCATGCCCAAACGCAAGCTGGAGATCGCATTCGGCGTTTTCCTGCTCCTGGTCAGCGGCCGCTTTCTCCTCAGCCTTCTTCCTTAATAGCTTCACCGGCAAATAGCTTCGCGCGCGCGGGTTCGCGCTTGAAGGGACGGCGTTGTTCAAGCAGGACGAAGCAGGGGGAAGCTTACACCCACCGCTGTGCCCTTCGCCCGGGGCAACCAGAACAATTCGCCGCCGAGGCTGCGTGCCATCGACTGAACGATACGGCTGCCGAGGCCGGTGCCCTTCGGCGCGCCTTCACCGTGCCAGCCTATTCCTTCGTCCTCGACGGTAATCCTCGCCGTATCGTCCTCACAGGACAGCCGAACCAGAATATCGCCTTCACCACCCTCGGGGTAAGCGTATTTGAAGGCGTTGGTCACAAGCTCTGTCACCAGGACGCCTATTGATACGGCGCGGTCGGTAGGCACTTCGCCCGGAGAGGTCTCCACCCTGAGCTGGGAACGGTGACCGGCTTGACGCATCGAACTGGCGAGGTCGCTCACCAAGCCCTGCAGATATTCGTCAATCGCGACCGAGCGGACATTGGCCGAAGTGTATAACCGGCGATGGACACCTGCGACCGCGAGAATTCGCGCATCGGTTTCGGCAAGCGCCGCCCGGCATACTGGATCCTCGATCGCCTTCAACTGGTATCGCACCATTGACGAGACAATCGCCAGACTGTTCGCCACGCGATGGTTGACCTCGGCGAGAAGCGCCTCGGCGCGATCGCGCGCTTCGCGAACCTCCTGCTCGGCAATCTCCTTCGCACGCTTAAGACGCGCGTTCTGGATGGCCTGATCGATCGCGCTCGTCAGGAGTTCGAGGAACTCCGCCGCGATCGTCTTCGGCACATAGTCCACGGCGCCCGCCTTGAGGGCCTGAACCGCGACGGTCGTCTCGGCGGAGGCGGTCACGTACACGACCGGGGGAGCCCCCTGTCGCCCACGAAGCACCTCCAGCACGTCAAGGCCAGTTCCGGTGGGCAGGAAATGATCGAGAGCGACGACGTGAAAATCGCCTTGGTCTATGAGATCAAGACCACTGTCGGCATCGGTCGCGAGTTCCACCTCAAAGCCGCGGCGGGCCAACGCCTTCTGCACCAGCCGGCCCATGCCGGGATCGTCGTCGATATAGAGAACGCGGCGGATGCTCAACGGCATGTGCTAGGTCGTTTCCGGGATTTGCATGACTGAGAAGAACAGTCCGAGCTGGCGAATCGCGTTTGCAAAGCCTTCGTAGTTTACTGGTTTAGTAATGTACACATTCGCGCCGAGATCATAGCAGCGCTGAATTTCCCGGGCGTCGTCGGTCGTTGTCAGAACCACGACCGGGGTCCGCTTGGTATGGGGGTTCGACTTCACCTTCTCCAGGATCTCGATCCCAGTCATGTCAGGCAAATTGAGATCCAGCAGGATGAGAAGGGAGCGCGCCATTCCATCCGTGCCGGAACCATCCGGTGACAAGAGATAAGCCAACGCCTCCGTCCCGTTGGTGAACGGCACGATCTCGTTGCTCACTCCCGCGCGGCGAATGTTCTTCTCGATGAGACGCGCATGACCCTCGTCATCTTCGATCATGACGATCGTTACGGATTTGGCGTTTCCAGTCATGCCTTGCCACTCCCCAGTACGGCCCGCAGATCAGCTGGCAGGCTCAGAGTGAATAAACTGCCCTTTCCGAATTCCGAGTTAAGGGTGATATCCCCTCCAAGGTTTCTTGCCATCGCGCGAACATGAGCGAGACCGATGCCTTCACCCGGTTGATCCTGCTGGCCCGAGCGCCGGAACAACTCGAAGACGCGCGCGAGATCCTGGGCTTGAATGCCGCGGCCGTTGTCCTCCACCGAGATACTCACCGTGTTCGCGCGCTCCATCCGAACCCGGATCGATACCTTCAACGGAACATCTGTCCTGCGGTATTTCACTGCGTTGTCAAGTAAATTTCCGATTATCTGCTCGAGCGAGAGCCTGTCGCTTATGATCGCGCCGGCTTGGATGTCGGTGACAACCTCCCCATCGGCGTCGGCGACTTGGTGAGCAATGACGGCCGTGGCCGCATTTAACAAGCCGCCAAGATCAATCCGCTCGGGTTTGAGCGTGCGCCTTCCCTCTCGAGAGAGCTTGAGAATGGCGTTGATAAGACCGTCCATTTTTCGCGTGGACGACCTGATAAAGCCCAGAGCTTCGGGCAAGTCGCTTTGTGCGGCGACGGCGGCTTCCTGGTACGCGGTGTCGGATGTGTCACCGTGATAATTGCCGACGAAATGCTGGACCGCGGCGACGCCCTGCTCCAACTCGGCCGTGAAGCCCATGATATTGACCAGAGGCGCCCGGAGGTCATGGGTCACGATATAGGCGAACCGTTGGATCTCCTCGTTGGCCCTTCCGAGTTCAGCGGTTCGCTCCCGCACACGCTCCTCAAGGCTGGCATTCAACCCTTGAATTTCGAGGCGGATTTCGGCCAGTTGCCGGAGATAAACGAGGATGGTTCCGATACCGGCGAGTGTGGCGGCGATGACGATAAAGCCACCAATGACCGAGACCCACCAGAGCGCCGTAGCGCTTCTTGCTTGAACGGCCGCGATCTCGCTCAGTTCCTCTTCCGCCCTGCCAATCAGTTCCTGGAATGTCGTCCGCGCCCGGTCCATCAGATCCTTACCGCGATCGGTCCGGACCATTTCGAGGGCCTGCTCTCTCTCGCCACGCCGGCCTAACGCGATGGTTTCACTCAGCTCTGACATCTTGTCCTGCAGAGTGGAGATCAATCCGGGCGCCTCAACGCCGGCCTGCTGGAGGGGGTCATTGGCGGCCGCGTTGAGGAATCGCTGCTTTGACGCATCGAGATTGGCGATCGCGGCCTCGAAGGGGGTGAGATATCTCTCGTCCCCCGTCAGGAGATAGCCTCGCTGGCCGATCTCGGCATCCTGCACGAGGGAACGCAGCTCAATCGCGGCATTACGCAAGCGCCGCAGGTCCGTCGCGTCCCTGGCGAAGGTCTGCGTCCGCTGGACGAGCCAGATATTGGCCGTGACGACACTGGCGAGAGCGATGAAGCCGAGCACGAGCAGTGCCACGGTCGCCATGAAGAACGAATTTCGTGAGAGAGGCATGCAGGAGCGACCAGGACACCGAGACGAATGGGGACGACCGCCTGCCGCAGCCATGGCATTTCAGGCGACGTTCCCGACTACCATGCGAATAGATATGGCGGCCGACACACCAGAGGGAGCAAGACGGCTCTATGGAGCCTATCATCTTCCCTTCTCTCTCGACAGCCCCGATCCACAGCTCTCCCTGGGCTCTTTCGCGGCGGTTTTCCGTCTTTTTGGGCTCGCTGGCAGGACATTGTAATGGCACCGCGCCTTCCCCGCCACCGTCGGCTAACTCGCGACCACACGAACCGGGATCGACTTCGCGGCGGGCGTGCCGCTGATCTTGTCATGGTATTCCAGTGGCAACAGCGGATTGAGCTCGGGATAGTAGCCGGCGACCGCACCGCGCGGCATGGGATAGTCGAGTACCGTCAAGCCATCGACCCGCCGCCGGACACCGTCATCGGTGATGGTTTCCAGGACGACTGTCGAGCGCGCTTCCAATCCCCTCTCAACGCGATCCTCGACGTTCATGAACAGCACCATGCGGTCGTTGTAAACGCCGCGATAGCGGTCATTATAGCTGTAGATCGTCGTGTTGAACTGATCATGCGAGCGCACGGTGGCCAACCTCAGCATCGCGGGATCGGCGACCGGCGCGGCGGCATGAAGCCCCGGGAATATGAGGAAATTCGCCTTGCCATTCGGTGTCGGCCAGACGAGACGCCGTGGCGGTATGTCGAGGTGGAAGCCCCCTGGTTCTTTGATCCGCTCCGAGAAGTCATGGTAGATGCCGGGATAGACTTCAGCGATCTTGTCTCGGATCAAACCGTAGTCATCAATATAGCGCTCCCACGCGACCTTGCTGTCCGGCAGCGTTGCCATCGCCATTCGGCAGACGATCTCCACCTCCGGCATTAGATGGGGGCTCGCCGGCGTCAGCACACCGCGCGAAGCCGTGACGTTCGACATCGAGTCCTCGATTGTCACGAACTGCTCACCGGCGGCCGTGGTAATGGTCTCCGATCTGGCGATCACCGGCAGCATGAGGGCGTCGCGGCCGTGAACCAGGTGGCCACGGTTTAATTTCGTGGTGACGGCGACCGTCAGGCGGAGCTTCCGCATCGCCTCATAGGAACGCTCGGTGTCGGGAACGGCCCGGATGAAATTGCCGCCCATGCCGATGAAGACCTTGGCCGTCCCGTCCTGCATCGCAGCGAGCGACTCGACGGTGTGATGGCCATGCTCCCGGGGCGGCTCGAAGCCGAAGACATCCCTGACCCGGTCGAGATAGGCGGCCGTCGGCTTTTCGTCGATGCCGACAGTCCGGTCTCCCTGGACGTTCGAGTGCCCGCGGATCGGAGAGATTCCGGCACCGGGCCTGCCGAAATTACCCCTGAGCAGGAGCAAATTCGCGAGCTGCTGGAGGAGCCGCGATCCATCCTGATGCTGGGTCAGGCCCATGCCATAGCAGATCATTGTCGCCTTGGAACGGACATAGACCTCGGTGACGCGACGGATCTGCTCCTCGCTGATCCCCGAGATCTCCACGATATCCTGCCAGCTCTGGGCCAGCACCTCTTCGCGAACCGCTTCAAAGCCCGTCGTGTGCTCGGCGATGAAATCATGATCGATGACTGTCTCGCCGTCCGCCTCGCGCTCGAACATCACCTTCATCATGCCCTTGAACAGGGCTAGGTCGCCACCGATGCGGATATGGACGAATTCGCTCGCTATCCGCGTCGATCCGAACGTCGCCATCTGGATCACGTCCTGAGGCTCGGTAAAACGGATCAACGCCCGCTCAGGCATTGGATTGACGACAACGATCGGCACGCCTCGTTTCCGCGCCTCGACCAGGCTAGTCATCATGCGCGGCGAGTTGGTGCCGGTGTTCTGGCCGATGACGAAAATCGCCTCGGCGTGCTCGAAGTCCTCCATGATGACCGTGCCCTTGCCGACGCCGATCGAGAACGGCAGGCCACGGCTGGTCGGCTCATGGCACATGTTTGAGCAGTCGGGGAAATTATTCGTGCCGAACTCGCGCACGAAGATCGAATACAGGAATGCGGCCTCGTTGGGGGTGCGGCCAGACGTGTAGAACTCCGCGTGATCGGGGCTTTCAAGAGCGCGCAGATGACGGCCGATGAGATCGAATGCTTCGTCCCAGGAGCAAGGGATATAGCGATCCGTACTCGCGTCGTAGCGCATCGGCTCGGTGAGACGACCCTGCATTTCGAGCCAGTAATCCGACTGTTCCATCAGCTCGGTGACGGTGTACTTTTCAAAGAAATCGGGTGTTATCCTTGATCTCGTCGCTTCGAAGGCGAGAGCTTTGGCACCGTTTTCGCAGAATTCGAGTGTTTTTTTGTGCTTGGGATCAGGGAAGGCGCAACTCGGACATTTGAAACCACCGGGCTGGTTCATCGCGAGCAACGCGCGCGATCCCTTTGCCACCACGCTCTGCTCCATCAGCACCTTGGCGGTCGCGGCCGCGGCTCCCCAACCGCCGGCAGGATGGTCATAAGTCTTGAACCTGGGTTTCTTATCCGCCATGGTCAAACACTCCGTCCGACACCAAAATTACCTAGCAAAACGAGGCATTATATTGTCTCGCGGACATCATCTCCCAGCCCCTTTCGTTCAGATTTCGACGTGATTTGCGGGGGAGCGGGCGATCTGGATATCCCGCGCGCGGCGATCCCCACGCCAAGGCGATTATGAAGACGACAAGAAGGCCGCTC encodes:
- a CDS encoding gamma-glutamyltransferase family protein, whose translation is MLNTVRSRRGMVTAPHHLASEAGLRVLRDGGNAIEAAIAMAAALAVVYPHMTGIGGDGFWIIAPAGSDPIAIDACGRAARAATVDFYGNAGLSQIPARGPLAANTVAGTVSGWSEARRMSAALGGRLPLGRILEDAIWYAEHGFPVSASQAELTRAKLPELQGVPGFASTYLIGGRLPRTGEFMDLPALAATLRRLAETELDDFYRGELGRRLASDLAAVGSPLTRLDFEKHHAIQASPLATTLRGGIQLFNCPPPTQGLASLMILALFDRLNVTVEAETFGHLHGLVEATKRSFVVRDQVVGDPGTMSESAQDYLSPERLDALASTIDMHRAMPWPAQPSAGDTVWLGAVDANGLAVSFIQSIFFEFGSGCVLPETGVLWQNRGASFSLSDGVRQLGPGRKPFHTLNPAAARFPDGRLMVYGTMGGEGQPQTQAAIFTRYALHGQDLQAAITAPRWLLGKTWGEDSVTLKVENRFSESLIAKLRGAGHDVAVVDAFTSTMGHAGAIVRHANGLIEGASDPRSDGAALAY
- a CDS encoding sulfite exporter TauE/SafE family protein; its protein translation is MYGIPLYDLAWLVVALLCAGAVTGLLAGVFGVGGGAVAVPVLYELFRVTGVPEEVRMPLCIGTSLAIIIPTSIRSFNAHRSRGAVDMAILRQWAIPVVVGVCMGSLVARYAPEALFKSVFVVVAGVSAIRLLFGKDSWNLGLDMPRKAIMTLYGWLIGVLSSLMGIGGGQLSNLFMTFYGRPIHQAVATSSGLGVLISIPGTLGYIYAGWPRAAEFPLVAALQPPLALGYVSLVGLILFIPTSVLTAPLGVRLAHAMPKRKLEIAFGVFLLLVSGRFLLSLLP
- a CDS encoding response regulator — encoded protein: MPLSIRRVLYIDDDPGMGRLVQKALARRGFEVELATDADSGLDLIDQGDFHVVALDHFLPTGTGLDVLEVLRGRQGAPPVVYVTASAETTVAVQALKAGAVDYVPKTIAAEFLELLTSAIDQAIQNARLKRAKEIAEQEVREARDRAEALLAEVNHRVANSLAIVSSMVRYQLKAIEDPVCRAALAETDARILAVAGVHRRLYTSANVRSVAIDEYLQGLVSDLASSMRQAGHRSQLRVETSPGEVPTDRAVSIGVLVTELVTNAFKYAYPEGGEGDILVRLSCEDDTARITVEDEGIGWHGEGAPKGTGLGSRIVQSMARSLGGELFWLPRAKGTAVGVSFPLLRPA
- a CDS encoding response regulator produces the protein MTGNAKSVTIVMIEDDEGHARLIEKNIRRAGVSNEIVPFTNGTEALAYLLSPDGSGTDGMARSLLILLDLNLPDMTGIEILEKVKSNPHTKRTPVVVLTTTDDAREIQRCYDLGANVYITKPVNYEGFANAIRQLGLFFSVMQIPETT
- a CDS encoding CHASE3 domain-containing protein — translated: MATVALLVLGFIALASVVTANIWLVQRTQTFARDATDLRRLRNAAIELRSLVQDAEIGQRGYLLTGDERYLTPFEAAIANLDASKQRFLNAAANDPLQQAGVEAPGLISTLQDKMSELSETIALGRRGEREQALEMVRTDRGKDLMDRARTTFQELIGRAEEELSEIAAVQARSATALWWVSVIGGFIVIAATLAGIGTILVYLRQLAEIRLEIQGLNASLEERVRERTAELGRANEEIQRFAYIVTHDLRAPLVNIMGFTAELEQGVAAVQHFVGNYHGDTSDTAYQEAAVAAQSDLPEALGFIRSSTRKMDGLINAILKLSREGRRTLKPERIDLGGLLNAATAVIAHQVADADGEVVTDIQAGAIISDRLSLEQIIGNLLDNAVKYRRTDVPLKVSIRVRMERANTVSISVEDNGRGIQAQDLARVFELFRRSGQQDQPGEGIGLAHVRAMARNLGGDITLNSEFGKGSLFTLSLPADLRAVLGSGKA
- a CDS encoding FdhF/YdeP family oxidoreductase, coding for MADKKPRFKTYDHPAGGWGAAAATAKVLMEQSVVAKGSRALLAMNQPGGFKCPSCAFPDPKHKKTLEFCENGAKALAFEATRSRITPDFFEKYTVTELMEQSDYWLEMQGRLTEPMRYDASTDRYIPCSWDEAFDLIGRHLRALESPDHAEFYTSGRTPNEAAFLYSIFVREFGTNNFPDCSNMCHEPTSRGLPFSIGVGKGTVIMEDFEHAEAIFVIGQNTGTNSPRMMTSLVEARKRGVPIVVVNPMPERALIRFTEPQDVIQMATFGSTRIASEFVHIRIGGDLALFKGMMKVMFEREADGETVIDHDFIAEHTTGFEAVREEVLAQSWQDIVEISGISEEQIRRVTEVYVRSKATMICYGMGLTQHQDGSRLLQQLANLLLLRGNFGRPGAGISPIRGHSNVQGDRTVGIDEKPTAAYLDRVRDVFGFEPPREHGHHTVESLAAMQDGTAKVFIGMGGNFIRAVPDTERSYEAMRKLRLTVAVTTKLNRGHLVHGRDALMLPVIARSETITTAAGEQFVTIEDSMSNVTASRGVLTPASPHLMPEVEIVCRMAMATLPDSKVAWERYIDDYGLIRDKIAEVYPGIYHDFSERIKEPGGFHLDIPPRRLVWPTPNGKANFLIFPGLHAAAPVADPAMLRLATVRSHDQFNTTIYSYNDRYRGVYNDRMVLFMNVEDRVERGLEARSTVVLETITDDGVRRRVDGLTVLDYPMPRGAVAGYYPELNPLLPLEYHDKISGTPAAKSIPVRVVAS